One window of Deltaproteobacteria bacterium genomic DNA carries:
- a CDS encoding DUF1232 domain-containing protein — protein MSLKFNPLLLLRVLSPVYLKLTYRLIKDRRVPFLIKLIPAFAILYVIVPTDLLPDFFRPLISQIDDFFVLVLGLNLFLRMAPLQVVQEHLYQIYNGR, from the coding sequence GTGAGCCTCAAATTCAACCCTCTTTTATTGCTCAGAGTATTGTCTCCGGTCTATTTGAAACTGACCTACCGCTTGATCAAGGATCGGCGGGTGCCCTTTCTGATCAAACTCATTCCTGCTTTCGCGATACTCTACGTGATCGTTCCCACGGATCTGTTGCCGGATTTTTTCAGACCGCTGATTTCCCAGATCGACGACTTCTTTGTCCTGGTCCTGGGACTCAACTTGTTCCTGAGAATGGCTCCTCTTCAGGTGGTCCAGGAACATCTGTATCAGATCTACAACGGACGCTGA